Proteins co-encoded in one Methylobacterium sp. WL1 genomic window:
- a CDS encoding PleD family two-component system response regulator, translating to MSARVLIVDDLFPNVKLLETKLGLEYFDTIAAMNGPDAIAICEKGLCDLVLLDVMMPGMDGFEVCRYLKNNPVTAHIPVVMVTALDQPSDRLRGLDAGADDFLTKPVDDTALFSRVRSLVRLKAVTDELRQRALASREFGIGDPLALATAETGLDARILLVEDRPGSAERMAGALRQHHAVTIEPDPQAAMRLAAEGVFDLALVSLDLDGSDGLRLCSQLRSLDSTRAMPLIMLAEEHDRARVVRGLDFGVHDFLMRPVDRNELMARVRTQVKRKRFTDALRGAMQASLQLAVTDALTGLHNRRYLDNHLGALFSDETTRRPGLAALILDIDRFKAINDSYGHEAGDEVLRTFAERVRQHTRPVDTVARYGGEEIVVVLPEAGLAEARAIAERIREKVEAMPFSVHRATRAIPVTVSIGVAVRHPDDTGPGDMLKRADIALYRAKAAGRNRVEQQAA from the coding sequence ATGTCGGCCCGCGTCCTGATCGTCGACGACCTGTTCCCGAACGTGAAGCTTCTCGAGACGAAGCTCGGGCTGGAGTATTTCGACACGATCGCCGCGATGAACGGGCCCGACGCGATCGCGATCTGCGAGAAGGGCCTGTGCGACCTCGTCCTGCTCGACGTGATGATGCCCGGCATGGACGGGTTCGAGGTCTGCCGCTACCTCAAGAACAATCCGGTCACCGCCCACATCCCGGTGGTGATGGTCACGGCCCTCGACCAGCCCTCGGACCGCCTGCGCGGGCTCGATGCCGGGGCCGACGACTTCCTGACCAAGCCGGTGGACGACACCGCCCTGTTCAGCCGGGTCCGCAGCCTCGTGCGCCTCAAGGCGGTCACCGACGAATTGCGCCAGCGGGCGCTGGCGTCGCGCGAGTTCGGCATCGGCGATCCCCTGGCGCTCGCCACCGCGGAGACCGGCCTCGACGCCCGGATCCTGCTGGTCGAGGACCGGCCCGGCTCGGCCGAGCGCATGGCCGGCGCCCTGCGCCAGCACCACGCGGTCACGATCGAGCCCGACCCGCAGGCGGCGATGCGCCTGGCCGCCGAGGGCGTGTTCGACCTCGCCCTGGTCAGCCTCGACCTCGACGGGTCGGACGGCCTGCGCCTGTGCAGCCAGCTCCGCTCGCTCGACAGCACCCGGGCGATGCCGCTGATCATGCTGGCCGAGGAGCACGACCGCGCCCGGGTGGTGCGCGGCCTCGATTTCGGCGTCCACGACTTCCTGATGCGGCCGGTGGACCGCAACGAGCTGATGGCCCGGGTCCGCACCCAGGTGAAGCGCAAGCGCTTCACGGACGCCCTGCGGGGCGCCATGCAGGCCTCCCTGCAGCTGGCCGTCACCGACGCGCTCACCGGCCTGCACAACCGGCGCTACCTCGACAACCACCTCGGCGCGCTGTTCTCCGACGAGACCACCCGGCGCCCGGGTCTGGCCGCGCTGATCCTCGACATCGACCGGTTCAAGGCGATCAACGACAGCTACGGCCACGAGGCCGGCGACGAGGTGCTGCGCACCTTCGCCGAGCGCGTCCGCCAGCACACCCGGCCGGTGGACACCGTCGCCCGCTACGGCGGCGAGGAGATCGTCGTGGTCCTGCCGGAGGCGGGCCTGGCCGAGGCCCGGGCCATCGCCGAGCGCATCCGCGAGAAGGTCGAGGCGATGCCGTTCTCGGTGCACCGCGCCACCCGGGCGATCCCGGTGACGGTCTCGATCGGGGTCGCGGTCCGGCACCCGGACGACACCGGCCCCGGCGACATGCTCAAGCGCGCCGACATCGCCCTGTACCGGGCCAAGGCCGCGGGGCGGAACCGGGTCGAGCAGCAGGCGGCCTGA
- a CDS encoding prephenate/arogenate dehydrogenase family protein — protein MPEAGPPPIGRLTIVGLGLIGSSIARAARRYGLARTIVALDRDAAVRARLTELGIADLVTGDPQAGATDADLVILCVPVGAIGAAAAELAPYLKPGAIVSDVGSVKGAVVAAVQPHLPAGVALVPGHPIAGTEFSGPDAGFATLFQGRWCILTPPEGTDPAAVARVRALWEGMGADVETMSAEHHDHVLAITSHLPHLIAYNIVGTAADLESATQSEVIKFSASGFRDFTRIAASDPTMWRDIFLNNREAVLEMLGRFNEDLSALAKAVRWGDGDALHAMFTRTRAIRRSIVAQGQETAAPDFGRPRPPEE, from the coding sequence ATGCCTGAAGCCGGCCCCCCGCCCATCGGGCGTCTCACCATCGTCGGGCTCGGGCTGATCGGCTCCTCGATCGCCCGCGCCGCCCGTCGCTACGGCCTCGCCCGGACGATCGTGGCGCTGGACCGCGACGCGGCCGTGCGCGCCCGGCTTACCGAACTCGGCATCGCCGATCTCGTCACCGGCGACCCGCAGGCGGGCGCCACGGATGCCGACCTGGTGATCCTGTGCGTGCCGGTGGGCGCCATCGGGGCGGCGGCGGCCGAGCTGGCGCCGTACCTGAAGCCCGGCGCGATCGTGTCGGATGTCGGCTCGGTCAAGGGCGCCGTGGTGGCGGCGGTCCAGCCGCACCTGCCGGCGGGCGTCGCGCTGGTGCCCGGCCACCCGATCGCCGGCACCGAGTTCTCGGGGCCGGATGCCGGCTTCGCGACCCTGTTCCAGGGCCGCTGGTGCATCCTCACGCCCCCCGAGGGCACCGACCCGGCCGCCGTGGCGCGGGTCCGGGCCCTGTGGGAGGGCATGGGCGCCGACGTCGAGACCATGAGCGCCGAGCACCACGACCACGTGCTGGCGATCACCAGCCACCTGCCGCACCTGATCGCCTACAACATCGTCGGCACCGCCGCGGATCTCGAATCGGCGACCCAGTCCGAGGTGATCAAGTTCTCGGCCAGCGGATTCCGCGATTTCACCCGCATCGCCGCCTCCGACCCGACCATGTGGCGCGACATCTTCCTGAACAACCGCGAGGCGGTGCTGGAGATGCTCGGCCGGTTCAACGAGGACCTGTCGGCGCTGGCCAAGGCGGTGCGCTGGGGCGACGGCGACGCGCTCCACGCGATGTTCACCCGCACCCGGGCGATCCGGCGCAGCATCGTGGCCCAGGGCCAGGAGACCGCAGCCCCGGATTTCGGCCGCCCGCGGCCGCCGGAGGAATAG
- a CDS encoding histidinol-phosphate transaminase produces the protein MSAPLLARPEPRPGVLAIDTYVPGKSGRPGGGKVHKLSSNETPLGPSPAALAALHEATAKLETYPDGRATVLRTAIAKRYGLDPERIVCSAGSDELLSLLAYAYGGPGTEGIYSEHGFLVYRIAILAAGGEPVVAPERDFTTDVDAILARVTERTRIVYVTNPSNPTGTYLPFHEIRRLHAALPANVLLVIDGAYAEYVRANDYSAGLELALESENVVMTRTFSKIHGLAALRIGWMLAPAHVVDAVNRIRGPFNVSGPAIAAGAAAIADETHMAAAAAHNAEWLPKLTAGARALGLTVTPSVANFVLIHFPDAPGRSAADADAFLTERGLITRRVSAYGLPNALRVTVAGAEANTAFLAALGDFVRGAHA, from the coding sequence ATGTCCGCCCCCCTTCTCGCCCGCCCGGAACCGCGCCCCGGCGTTCTGGCGATCGACACCTACGTGCCCGGCAAGAGCGGACGGCCCGGCGGCGGCAAGGTCCACAAGCTCTCGTCCAACGAGACGCCGCTGGGGCCGAGCCCGGCGGCGCTCGCGGCGCTCCACGAGGCCACGGCCAAGCTGGAGACCTACCCGGACGGCCGCGCCACGGTGCTGCGCACGGCCATCGCCAAGCGCTACGGGCTCGATCCGGAGCGGATCGTCTGCAGCGCGGGCTCGGACGAGTTGCTGTCGCTGCTGGCCTACGCGTATGGCGGCCCCGGCACCGAGGGGATCTACTCGGAGCACGGCTTCCTGGTCTACCGGATCGCGATCCTGGCCGCGGGCGGAGAGCCGGTGGTGGCGCCCGAGCGCGACTTCACCACCGACGTCGACGCCATCCTGGCCCGGGTCACCGAGCGGACCCGGATCGTCTACGTCACCAACCCGAGCAACCCGACCGGCACCTACCTGCCGTTTCACGAGATCCGCCGCCTGCACGCCGCCCTGCCGGCCAACGTGCTGCTGGTGATCGACGGCGCCTACGCGGAATACGTGCGGGCGAACGACTACTCGGCCGGGCTCGAACTCGCGCTCGAATCCGAGAACGTCGTGATGACCCGGACCTTCTCGAAGATCCACGGGCTCGCCGCCCTGCGGATCGGCTGGATGCTGGCGCCAGCCCACGTGGTCGACGCGGTCAACCGCATCCGCGGCCCGTTCAACGTCTCCGGGCCGGCCATCGCGGCGGGCGCGGCGGCGATCGCGGACGAGACCCACATGGCGGCAGCCGCCGCCCACAACGCCGAATGGCTGCCAAAACTCACCGCGGGCGCCCGGGCGCTCGGCCTGACGGTGACGCCGAGCGTCGCGAACTTCGTGCTGATCCACTTCCCCGACGCGCCGGGCCGGTCGGCCGCCGACGCCGACGCGTTCCTGACCGAGCGCGGGCTGATCACCCGCCGGGTCAGCGCCTACGGCCTGCCCAACGCCCTGCGGGTGACGGTGGCGGGGGCCGAGGCGAACACGGCCTTCCTGGCCGCGCTCGGCGACTTCGTGCGGGGCGCGCATGCCTGA
- the metW gene encoding methionine biosynthesis protein MetW, which translates to MSGSMLFKGSSGKATHGAPWQSTDTLPRTAEGGGARVDHIVVLGLMPAGARVLDIGCGDGSLLALLRDRRGIDGRGIELSRDGVNACLARGLSVIQGDADTDLENYPDDAFDVVVLSQTIQATRNPRIVLEHLLRIGRQVIISFPNFGHWRVRSELALRGRMPITEIMPDAWWETPNIHHCTIRDFVGLCRLIGAEIESATALDGRGRPMRFAMPWWVWNLFGAQGVFLLRRGDR; encoded by the coding sequence ATGAGCGGCTCGATGCTGTTCAAGGGCTCCTCGGGCAAGGCGACCCACGGCGCGCCGTGGCAATCCACCGACACCCTGCCCCGCACCGCCGAGGGCGGCGGCGCCCGGGTCGACCACATCGTCGTGCTTGGGCTGATGCCGGCGGGCGCGCGCGTCCTCGATATCGGCTGCGGCGACGGCTCCCTGCTGGCGCTGCTGCGCGACCGGCGCGGCATCGACGGCCGCGGAATCGAGCTGTCCCGGGACGGGGTCAACGCCTGCCTGGCCCGGGGCCTGTCGGTGATCCAGGGCGACGCCGACACCGACCTGGAGAACTACCCGGACGACGCCTTCGACGTGGTCGTGCTGTCCCAGACCATCCAGGCGACCCGCAATCCCCGGATCGTGCTGGAGCACCTGCTGCGCATCGGCCGGCAGGTGATCATCTCGTTCCCGAATTTCGGGCATTGGCGGGTCCGGTCGGAGCTGGCCCTGCGCGGCCGGATGCCCATCACGGAGATCATGCCCGACGCGTGGTGGGAGACGCCCAACATCCACCATTGCACGATCCGCGACTTCGTCGGCCTGTGCCGGCTGATCGGCGCGGAGATCGAGAGCGCCACGGCCCTCGATGGCCGGGGCCGGCCGATGCGCTTCGCCATGCCCTGGTGGGTCTGGAACCTGTTCGGCGCCCAGGGGGTGTTCTTGCTCCGGCGCGGGGACCGGTAG
- a CDS encoding cell envelope integrity EipB family protein, with protein sequence MRLSHLLTTGLLVSAWGAQAAPAVSEPPPPPEAKAPAPAQEAKDIVLANHRAVYDLSLAEGGGTRSVESARGRIVIDFRGDACRGYTMLTRQVTELSSGESGPRLSDMRSTTFEGGKGREFRFKTTTLTNNQPAAPVDGTASEQGQGQGESVTVKLKGAKSFTVEGPVLFPSEHMRHLIEAARGGQATLSAKVFDGSDDGRKVYDTFAVIGHAGAGPAADTARDKPLRTGPLSSMPHWPVRLSYYTPGAGERTPIYTLGFDLYENGVSGALKLDYGEFAIVGDMTALDIDVQSGRAAAKEGGNEGDKGCTP encoded by the coding sequence ATGCGCCTCTCGCACCTCCTGACGACCGGCCTTCTCGTCTCCGCCTGGGGGGCGCAGGCTGCGCCGGCCGTCTCCGAGCCGCCGCCTCCGCCCGAGGCCAAGGCTCCCGCGCCGGCCCAGGAGGCCAAGGACATCGTGCTGGCCAACCACCGGGCGGTCTACGACCTGTCGCTGGCCGAGGGCGGGGGCACCCGCTCGGTGGAGAGCGCCCGGGGCCGCATCGTCATCGACTTCCGGGGCGATGCCTGCCGCGGCTACACCATGCTGACCCGGCAGGTGACGGAGCTCTCCTCCGGCGAGAGCGGGCCGCGCCTGTCGGACATGCGCAGCACCACCTTCGAGGGCGGCAAGGGCCGGGAGTTCCGGTTCAAGACCACGACGCTGACCAACAACCAGCCCGCCGCCCCGGTGGACGGCACCGCCTCAGAGCAGGGCCAAGGACAGGGGGAGTCCGTCACGGTGAAGCTGAAGGGCGCCAAGTCCTTCACCGTGGAGGGACCGGTGCTGTTCCCGAGCGAGCACATGCGCCACCTGATCGAGGCGGCGCGGGGCGGCCAGGCGACCCTCTCGGCCAAGGTGTTCGACGGCTCCGACGACGGCCGGAAGGTCTACGATACCTTCGCGGTGATCGGCCATGCGGGGGCCGGCCCGGCCGCCGACACCGCCCGCGACAAGCCCCTGCGGACGGGGCCGCTCTCCAGCATGCCGCACTGGCCGGTGCGCCTCAGCTACTACACCCCGGGGGCGGGGGAACGGACGCCGATCTACACCCTCGGCTTCGACCTCTACGAGAACGGGGTCAGCGGCGCGCTCAAGCTCGATTACGGCGAGTTCGCCATCGTAGGCGACATGACAGCCCTCGACATCGACGTCCAATCCGGCCGCGCCGCCGCCAAGGAGGGTGGCAATGAGGGCGACAAGGGCTGCACGCCGTGA
- a CDS encoding response regulator, translating into MKKTVLIVEDNELNMKLFNDLLEANGYATLKTAHGIEAIELARAHHPDLILMDIQLPEVSGLEVTKWLKEDDDLKSIPVIAITAFAMKGDEERIREGGCEAYLSKPISVAKFLATVRAYLEPR; encoded by the coding sequence ATGAAAAAGACGGTGCTGATCGTCGAGGACAACGAACTGAATATGAAGCTGTTCAACGACCTCTTGGAGGCGAACGGCTACGCGACCCTCAAGACCGCCCACGGCATCGAGGCGATCGAGCTGGCCCGCGCACACCACCCCGACCTGATCCTCATGGACATCCAGCTCCCCGAAGTCTCCGGCCTCGAGGTGACCAAATGGCTCAAGGAGGACGACGACCTCAAGAGCATTCCGGTCATCGCGATCACGGCCTTCGCCATGAAGGGCGACGAGGAGCGGATCCGCGAGGGCGGCTGCGAGGCCTACCTGTCGAAGCCGATCTCGGTCGCGAAGTTTTTGGCAACGGTTCGCGCGTATCTTGAGCCCCGGTGA
- a CDS encoding homoserine O-acetyltransferase produces the protein MDTQPDTALRPDPIDETAGRLSEPSQALDPKSLVMRFGADAPLLTDAGVELAPFQIAYQTAGTLNEAGTNAVLICHALTGDQYFAHPHPLTGKPGWWETLVGPGKPVDTDRYFVVCSNVIGSCMGSTGPASIDPATGRPYGLNFPLVTIRDMVRAQMMLLERLGVRDLFLCIGGSMGGMQVLQWAALYPERVFAAMPIATGPRHSAQNIAFHEVGRQAIMADPAWADGRYLEEGTRPSKGLGVARMGAHITYLSEPALHRKFGRRFQGGSAPTFSFNADFQIESYLRHQGLSFVERFDANAYLYLTRAMDYFDLAEDHGGALANAFRGIKTRFCLVSFTSDWLFPTSESRVIVHALNAAAAPVAFVEVETDKGHDAFLLDEPAMFSAARGFIDAAARARGL, from the coding sequence ATGGATACCCAACCGGACACCGCGCTGCGGCCGGACCCGATCGACGAGACGGCCGGGCGCCTGTCGGAGCCTTCGCAGGCGCTCGACCCGAAGAGCCTGGTCATGCGGTTCGGCGCGGACGCGCCGCTGCTGACCGATGCCGGCGTCGAACTCGCGCCCTTCCAGATCGCCTACCAGACCGCCGGCACCCTGAACGAAGCGGGCACGAACGCGGTGCTGATCTGCCACGCGCTCACCGGCGACCAGTATTTCGCCCATCCGCATCCGCTCACCGGCAAGCCCGGCTGGTGGGAGACGCTGGTCGGCCCCGGCAAGCCGGTGGACACCGACCGCTACTTCGTCGTCTGCTCGAACGTGATCGGGTCGTGCATGGGCTCCACCGGCCCGGCCTCGATCGATCCCGCCACCGGGCGGCCCTACGGGCTGAACTTCCCGCTGGTGACGATCCGCGACATGGTCCGGGCCCAGATGATGCTGCTGGAACGGCTCGGCGTGCGCGACCTGTTCCTGTGCATCGGCGGCTCGATGGGCGGGATGCAGGTGCTGCAATGGGCGGCGCTCTACCCGGAGCGGGTCTTCGCCGCGATGCCGATCGCCACCGGCCCGCGCCACTCGGCGCAGAACATCGCGTTCCATGAGGTCGGCCGGCAGGCGATCATGGCCGACCCGGCCTGGGCGGACGGGCGCTACCTCGAGGAGGGCACGCGGCCGTCCAAGGGGCTCGGCGTCGCCCGGATGGGCGCGCACATCACCTACCTGTCCGAGCCGGCGCTGCACCGGAAGTTCGGCCGGCGGTTCCAGGGCGGCTCGGCCCCGACCTTCTCGTTCAACGCCGACTTCCAGATCGAGAGCTACCTGCGCCACCAGGGCCTGAGCTTCGTCGAGCGGTTCGACGCCAACGCCTACCTCTACCTCACCCGGGCGATGGACTATTTCGACCTCGCCGAGGACCATGGCGGCGCGCTGGCCAACGCGTTCCGGGGGATCAAGACCCGGTTCTGCCTGGTCTCGTTCACCTCTGACTGGCTGTTCCCGACCTCCGAATCCCGGGTGATCGTGCACGCGCTGAACGCCGCCGCCGCGCCGGTCGCGTTCGTGGAGGTCGAGACCGACAAGGGCCACGACGCCTTCCTGCTCGACGAGCCGGCGATGTTCTCGGCCGCCCGGGGCTTCATCGACGCCGCCGCTCGGGCTCGCGGCCTATGA
- a CDS encoding PAS domain-containing protein encodes MIFSTDASGRFVYLSSEWSEITGQDRSAALGLGWLDRVPETDRATIQDVFSRAAAAVSEFSLRFRLRCADGSVRWLGAGGLPSFGPPDSTFLGYLGSMIEMTPSATDGMQAYGHVGRYLPPPTHHATAPQDHLDRIADHLIIAHSLIEGDGAKSALPGLRAALFEVGRAIARRSTETPNAYN; translated from the coding sequence ATGATTTTTTCGACCGATGCATCTGGTCGGTTCGTCTATCTCAGCAGTGAGTGGTCCGAAATCACGGGGCAGGACCGGTCCGCCGCGCTAGGTCTCGGCTGGCTCGACCGCGTCCCCGAGACCGACCGGGCGACCATCCAGGACGTGTTCAGCCGGGCCGCGGCCGCCGTCAGCGAGTTCAGCCTGCGCTTCCGGCTGCGCTGCGCCGACGGGAGCGTGCGGTGGCTGGGCGCCGGGGGCCTGCCCTCGTTCGGCCCCCCGGATTCGACCTTCCTGGGCTATCTCGGCTCGATGATCGAGATGACCCCGAGCGCGACGGACGGGATGCAAGCCTACGGCCATGTCGGCCGCTACCTGCCGCCGCCGACGCATCATGCGACCGCGCCGCAGGATCACCTGGACCGGATCGCCGACCACCTGATCATCGCCCACTCGCTGATCGAGGGCGACGGTGCGAAGAGCGCCCTGCCGGGCCTGCGCGCCGCCCTGTTCGAGGTCGGGCGCGCCATCGCGCGCCGGAGCACGGAAACGCCGAACGCCTACAACTGA
- a CDS encoding DUF2252 family protein has protein sequence MDMQVPARSGRAASVLEKRRLCKIASSPHAYVRGSTAHFYDLIAAMPAGTLPEGPPVWICGDAHLGNLGAVAGPDGRIDIQIRDLDQTLVSNPAFDLVRLALSLVTAALNATLPGIVTARMMDAMAVGYADGILDPEGAERGIAQSDIVATTRRRALGRRWRHLSRERLKGKDARLPRGDRFFDLDGAEQEAFEALSRDAEVHRLVLALGGAEAGAEIRLRDAAYWIKGCSSLGRLRYAGLVEIVGGDRPHLALLDVKEAVPYLAPPARGADMPADAAARVVAGARALSPNLGDRMVAATFQGAPVTVRELMPQDLKIDAEQFSRGEAVRVSGHLAAILGRAHGRQMGDADRQAWSETVRAPGQGAGTPGWLWSAVTDLMGAHQRGYLEHCRRIAREDLAA, from the coding sequence ATGGATATGCAGGTGCCGGCCCGGTCGGGGCGTGCGGCGAGCGTGCTGGAGAAGCGCCGCCTGTGCAAGATCGCCTCCTCGCCGCACGCCTACGTCCGGGGCAGCACCGCGCATTTCTACGATCTGATCGCCGCCATGCCGGCCGGCACGCTGCCGGAGGGGCCGCCGGTCTGGATCTGCGGCGACGCGCATCTCGGCAATCTCGGCGCGGTCGCCGGCCCTGACGGGCGGATCGACATCCAGATCCGCGACCTCGACCAGACCCTGGTCTCGAACCCGGCCTTCGACCTGGTCCGGCTGGCCCTGTCGCTGGTGACGGCCGCCCTCAACGCGACCCTGCCGGGCATCGTCACCGCCCGGATGATGGACGCGATGGCGGTGGGCTACGCGGACGGCATCCTCGACCCCGAGGGCGCCGAGCGGGGCATCGCCCAATCCGACATCGTCGCCACCACCCGCCGGCGCGCGCTCGGCCGGCGCTGGCGCCACCTGTCCCGGGAGCGGCTCAAGGGCAAGGACGCGCGGCTGCCCCGCGGCGACCGGTTCTTCGACCTCGACGGCGCCGAGCAGGAGGCGTTCGAGGCGCTGAGCCGCGACGCGGAGGTGCACCGGCTGGTCCTGGCGCTCGGTGGCGCCGAGGCCGGGGCGGAGATCCGGCTCCGCGACGCCGCCTACTGGATCAAGGGCTGCAGCTCGCTCGGCCGGCTGCGCTACGCCGGCCTCGTGGAGATCGTGGGCGGCGACCGCCCGCATCTCGCGCTCCTCGACGTCAAGGAGGCGGTGCCGTACTTGGCCCCGCCCGCCCGGGGGGCCGACATGCCGGCCGACGCCGCCGCCCGGGTCGTGGCCGGCGCCCGCGCCCTCTCGCCCAACCTCGGCGACCGGATGGTCGCGGCGACGTTCCAGGGCGCCCCGGTCACGGTCCGCGAGCTGATGCCGCAGGATCTCAAGATCGACGCCGAGCAATTCTCTCGCGGCGAGGCCGTGCGGGTCTCCGGCCACCTCGCCGCCATCCTGGGCCGCGCCCACGGCCGCCAGATGGGCGACGCCGACCGGCAGGCCTGGAGCGAGACCGTCCGCGCCCCCGGACAGGGCGCCGGCACCCCCGGCTGGCTCTGGTCCGCGGTCACCGACCTGATGGGCGCCCACCAGCGCGGCTACCTGGAACATTGCCGCCGCATCGCCCGGGAAGACCTCGCGGCCTGA
- a CDS encoding DUF3572 domain-containing protein, with translation MNGKPLQGAESAERLALDVLLWIVAEDDRLLPFLAASGLSADTLRESAQEPAFLAGVLDHVMGDENVLLACAGALEIKPERIAAAWRILSPQPEDDWA, from the coding sequence ATGAATGGCAAACCTCTTCAAGGGGCCGAATCTGCGGAACGGCTCGCCCTCGATGTTCTGCTGTGGATCGTCGCGGAGGACGACCGGCTCCTGCCGTTCCTGGCGGCGAGCGGCCTGAGCGCCGACACCCTGCGGGAAAGCGCCCAGGAACCGGCCTTCCTGGCCGGTGTGCTCGATCATGTGATGGGCGACGAGAACGTGCTGCTGGCCTGCGCGGGCGCCCTCGAGATCAAGCCGGAGCGGATCGCCGCGGCCTGGCGGATCCTGTCGCCGCAGCCGGAGGATGACTGGGCGTGA